The segment TACATGTcttttaaacatcaaagacaattattAGATGATTCTGCATCGACTGTAAAACTCACACACAAGAAACCTTAAACACGCAATAAAACAGTCACACTCAGCGAAgaatctctcacacacacaccaaaaccttaAACCTTAAAAAAACTCATATACACCAAAAGCCTCACACGCGTACGCGCACACAAAATACTCatacacatcccaaaaaaacctctcacgtcccaaaaacctctcacacgcacactcaaaaaactcataaaacaaaatactctCACACAGGTGCCCCCAAAATAACCTCCCACCATATAACACCAAACAAATCTTTCACACCTACCAAAAAACCTCACACGCAAACCTCGAACAAAAAACCCTCATACACACCAATAACTTCTCACATGCAAAACACTCTCTCTTTCCGCCCCAAAAATCTCTCACACACGtcccaaaaaaaacctcacagccacaaaaaaaaccGCTGACACACTCCAAGAAACTTttgcacacaacaaaaaaactctcacacatACAGAAAACTGTCACTCACACTACAAACCTCTCACATTCTCTAAAACACCTCTCACAcgtataaaaaaacacacacaacaaaaaacctctcacactaaaaatcatccaaaaactcactcactcactcactcacataaAACTTCACGTTCCCCAAacactgtctgtctgtctctctctctctctttctctctctctctctctctctcactcacccACTCACAAAACCTCTCACACACATAAAACCTCATGTTCCCCAAAAactctctctttcacacacacacaaacacaaaaccccTCCACACAAAAGAAACCTTTCGATCactaaaaaaaactgtcacctAACAAAAAGCGTCAGCGGGAAGCAGAGTTGCGCCTCAACTTGTGTGGGCAGCATTCATCTAATCAATAGCGCAACAGTGTTCAAActggagttcagaacattcaacACCCGATTGAAATCGAATTTCACGCAATTAAATGCCATATAGATGACAAAGACATGATTTCCGTATGCCGCAGTTGGTTTCTCTTTCCTGTCATCACGCCTGAGAAGCGACAGCAGGTCAACGCTAAAAGGGTAtgtggtgcccccccccccccccctcccaaaaaggCATTTGCATATTGATAGCGGCCAATTATGCGTCTATATACTCCTGTGGCTGAGCTCTTATTTATCTCCCCCTGCCGCCAAATTAACATACAAAACGAGGTCAAAAGTAATCAAGCATCAAATaagtgttaaatgttttttttttaaagtctcatGAGTGACAAGCAGCGAGTGAGTGACaagtggagggaaaaaaaaagaaaatgtggattTTTAGGGTGTTGTCTTTCCACTCACGCACAATTGGAGTTAGGATAAATCAAtaaagctgattttttttggagtgtttacaaaactgttcatcacaCCTATCCACAGTGAAGTTTGtatgagttgttgttgtttttcaaccaCCCAACAAAATTGCTGGTATCACGCCCTAACTTTCTGCAACTTTGACCTAACTTTGACTTTATCCAGGCTAACCTGctaacaaactttttttttttcaagataaaggGGACAAAGGTGAGCAGAAACAGGGACTGCGGGTTAATTACACGGCAGGCACATTACAATTTAAGCTGAATACTAATTTCAATAGTTTCATCTTTTCAATATGACTGATGCAGTAATAATGAATTTGCCAGTTAGAACTGCCTGAAAAAAAGGTCACTCAATCGttcgatttctttttttctttttttgggggggatgaaaaaatactattattcataaatataattatttaaaaatgtaccaTCAAGGAATTTTTAGTggcataaaacataaataaagagtatatttccattcatatttgtaagttatatatatatatatatatatatatatatatatatatatatatatatatatatatatagtatttaaataatatttaaatcaaTACTTGTTTGTATACACTTTTGATCGTATGAGAATAATACTTTTTTCATGCTtagaattgttatttttattgttgattCTTAATGCTTTGTAAATAGAGGCatgcagtatgttttttttatgtatatatatatatatatatatatatatatatctgtccCTCTTTTTTATAGATATTTTGCTATCTCACCATAGGAATTAAATATTTATCCGTTTTGTCATTAATATGAAGCTAAAGTTAATGCTTCTGGTACCCGTAAcctaaatattgaaataaataaatcgttTTAAATTTCAAGGCAAAACGATCATGGAGAAAGACTCAAGAGCGCCTCCGCTGGTCGCTTTCTGATCGTTCTCTTGGGTTGACTACAAGTGCCAGTAACATTTCCACTAAATGTGGTGTTAAAGGGGGAAAATTGGTTGGATATTCAATCATAAATCCATAAACAATGTAGGCAGTGTTAGACTGGGAAGCTCTGTTGTACCCATGATTGTCATGACTTGCTATTGGTGTCGCCTCCTGGCTTCAATCAGAATTTGGGGAATGCAATCATTGGGTTAAGCGTGACAAGAGCATTGGGAGAATTGCATTACGTGGAGCGCTTTGGCCATTCAACGTCATTCGCCGTAAATTGTCTTCTGACTCAAAGTGTCTTCCAGTGGagagcaaaacaacaacagccaaAAAAGGCAGAAAGCTCAGGGGCTCCTGTCCGCACCGGTGcaaaaaggaattttttttctgcctaaAGTAAGGATGTCGCTGTGTGGTGCTCCAGAATGAGAAGAAGTGAAATTTGCAGCTTTTGTCCTTCAGGCTGCTGTTAGCTATTCTTAGCAAAGGCATTTTAGAGTCGttttacaagcccaattccaatgaagttgggacattgtgttcaacataaataaaaaccgaatacaatgatttgcaaatcacgttcgacctatatttcattgaatacactacaaagacaagctatttaatgttcaaactgattagcaaataatcataaacttggaatttgatggctgcaacacgttccaaaaaagctgggacaggctcatgtttaccactgtgtaacATCACcgtttctttgaacaacattcaataaacgtttgacaactgaggacactaattgttgaagctttgtaggtggaattcgttcccattcttgcttgatgtacagcttcagctgttcaacagtccggggtctccgttgtcgtattttacgcttcataatgcgccacacattttcaatgggagacatgtctggactgcaggcaggccagtttagtacccgcactcttttactacgaagccacgctgttgtaacacgtgcagaatgtggtttggcattgtcttgctgaaataagcagcggcgtccatgaagaagatgttgcttggatggcagcatatgtttctccaaaaccggtatgcatctttcagcattaatggtgcctttactgatgtgtaagttacccattccattggtactaacacagccccataccatcacagatgctggcttttgaactttgcatccataacagtccggatggttcttttcctctttggcccgaatgacacgacgtccacgatttccaaaaacaatttgaaatgtggactcatcggaccacagaacacttttccactttgcatcagtccatcttagatgagctcggcggcccagagaagccggcggcgtttctgggtgttgttgatcaatggcttttttctttgcatagtcgagtttcaagttgcacttacggatgtagcgcccaactgtatttactgacattggttttctgaagtgttcctgagcccacgtggtgatatcctttacacattgatgtcggtttttgatgcagtgccgcccgagggatcgaaggtcacggccattcaatgttggtgttcgaccttgccgcttacatgcaatgatttctccagattctctgaaccttttcatgatgatatggaccgcagatgatgaaatccctaaattccttgcaattgtacgttgagaaacattgtccttaaaccgaTCACCGCTAATTACTGGACATCGAGGGAAATCTTTTGCTGTCCTTGTCCACTTTGTATTTAGAGTAAATTCCTTCCCTCCTGGTTGCACTGCTCCTCCTAGTCACTGTTGGCGAGCGCGATGCTGCCAGCTGAGGCCATTGATGAAACTttgaattatttaatttaaactcAGCAGAGGGAGGACACCGAGTAAAAATAATATTCTAGGCTAGGGATTTGCAAATTGTGTAATGGGGAGGCTCTTATATGAActgcacaaaacaaaactgatgttttttttcccccattttatttgatatataaTGTGGTTGGTATGCATTTTGATCATGAGCTTTTCCTTTCGATggctagatggatggatgacagacTGATGGATTGACTGATGAACGTTTGACAtatgatgtggtatgctttggataaTGAGCGTTTCCTTCCAATTGACAGACAAACGGACGGACAAACAGATAGATGCTAACGCCTATAAAATACAGTTCTGTcctgaaaacaaacatggtGTTGTTGCAATGATCGATACCGGTGGCTCCAAAAACGTTAGTAGAGCCGAGTGGTAAGGCAACATGAGAGCTGTCTGATGCTGACGTGgggtcgccatggcaaccacaGAGAAGCTATTGTCCTTGTTACAAAGCAGAGAGGCAGCCAAATGATTTTGAAGCCGCTATTTTAAGGTCAAATTACAAAGTACTGCACTTGAGCAATTTGTCTTCCTTTtcaaaaattgtttattttcctcataGGATGGTGCAACATcaattgtttgtcttctttttaactcattcactgccagccttcccagttaacatggatatttgacttctaaagccgtcaatggcagtgaatgtgttaagaaaGTGCAACACcagtagtttgtctttttttttagaaaacaaacagtgcagATAAGTGCATCAATAACATTTCATAACTGTGTGAATTACGATGCtggaatgttttggtttttttcggcaatttttttcccacattttatCAACATGGCTTTCACGAAGAATTAAACAAATCGAGGTGTCATGTGCACTTTGTGTTCTTGTGGAATTTGTTTCAACACGACTATTGCGCTGCCGCCACCCAGCGTTTATCCCAGAGCAATGTTGATGAGAGGGATGCGAACCCCTTGTAAATTCCTTTTTGGAATGGCTCTGACTATCACCTGGTGGCTCTCCCAGGGCGAACTGAAACAATGTGATTCCTGGcaatttgttttctatttgcaaGTCCACCTGCGTCTCGGCATGGGTCACCTTAGCCGCAGTCTATTCATCGCACCCTCTGCTGACCTTTTAAGAAATGCTTCCAAATTGACTCTGACACGTTTGTCTGTGTGCTGGTGTCGGCCCCTCGTTCGACTCATCCGGAGGAGGCTTTTTGCTTCCGAGCGTAAAGATTTTGACAGGCGGGCTGTCCCAGGAGTTCCACTGTTGTTGAGAGAGAGCATTTACGCCTTGGCGTGCTTGTTTTGCAGCCTCTCAACGTGTTTGCACACActcagaggggggaaaaaaaggacgaCTGCTAATTGGTGTCAACGGCAGAACAACAACCCCGTTCAAAgctaaaaaaagacattttcaacaaCTTAGTGAGTCAAGATAAGTTTCGGACAAGCTCCACGACCAATTTCCTTCAACCTTTCGACGACAACGTTTTTGATTCCATGAAAGATGGAcattatttgaaatgtttttaaatggttttttttttgttgcaattttGCTATTTCCTGTGATAAttaatgttttctttgtggATGGACCAAGAAACGCTtggtaaagaaaaaagaaaaattaaatattaatgtaagttaaaaaaaatgtaaataaaataaaataaaaaagggcatttcctttgttaaaacaaagcaaaccccaatgtatatatgtatatatatatatatatatatatatatatatatatatatatatatacatatatatatacatatttcctttgcttttttttgttttccatttaacATCATCAACATTGCGTTCCTGTGAAATATTAGTTTTTTCATCTGACCAGAACAATCTGAAATGTTACTGTTGCTGTCAAAACATTTACACATATCTTCAGTGTTCACTATTATAGTAGTATAGTAGTAGTATGTATCTTCAAATCTCTCGCTCTCTTAatcacatattttgtttttttttccttactagAGAAAAATACAAACTCTTAACATATATGCGGGTTTGAGTGGACAACGAACATATGAAATAATGAATACTATCAAATGTCTCTGTCGTAAAAACAgctcactgcaaaaaaaaaacccaaaaaactagTGGAGCACTCGCAATGCTAATTAAGCTAAGCTAGCCTGCCAGATGTCTGGAATCTCTTTAACCTTTGATGTTTAACCTGTAAATAATTTGAAACGAAACTAAGCTAGCTAGCCTACTGGATGtaaggtaaataaaaaatattgatgtGTTACAGAGCATTGCAAAGCCTAACCCTCTTGACTGTGAAGTGAACTGCTTTGTATCCTGACTTTGGATGGACCTGTCACAATTGAGCttgaattgattattaaaatcctCTCCAACTTTTCCAGTAGCTGCACTTTGGTCTTACGCCACACTCGAGTGTCAAGCTATTAAGCTAAGCTATTAAGCTTAGCTTAATAGCTTGTCAGGAGTCTAACACTTTAGCGAATGTAAATAATCCTGGAACTTAAAATATGTTCTTTCAAAGGGCTTTTGTGAacaattttcaaactttttgacaaatgtttacTTTGAGGATGATTCAAAAAGAAAACGAGTTTAGCCCAATGCTAAGCTAATCAAGCTTGCTATATCGTAAATTAAAGCTTGTCAGGTCATTTGTCTTTTAACACCAATTGTAGtctttgaaaactttttttttttccaaacaaatatttattttgtgggTGGTCTCCAAATAAACTCAGACTTTTGCTTAATGCTTAATGTGAATAACGCTGTAGTAACAACAATATTTACTCAATGAAGGCTTCCGTACTTGTAGTCAgtctttatttaaatgtttttttctttggctatTCACACTGACACACATTCATCACCAAGTTACAAAGTTGTCAAGTgctattttgggggggagggtaCAAATCAGTCTTTGACTAGTAGTAAATACTGCGTTGAAAGAACACACAACTGTTAAACACAGAGTTGGCATAGATATTTTTGTACAAAACCGCTCATTGTGCTGTACATTTCGGAGCGTCGACCGCAGGACGACAAGTGCAGATTTTTAGAGTTGGCAGGTTTCAGCTCTTCACCCAACTTTTCACATCAAGTGATGTAAAAGCAAAACGACATTCAGTATTGAGTAAACAAATGCGAACTATTCACTTCCTGTCAGTGTTAAAGACACTCCATTTGTCACGATATTGCTGCGAGACGACAGGCTCGAATTTGCTCGCTTTTTCAAACAGAAAGGACCCCGCGTAATGGCCGACGCCGCTTGTGAAAGGGCATTTTGTCATAGGGGGCGATATTAAAAGGTATCATAAAACATATCAGGAGGAATTATTGTTGTCGTCAGCGCACAAaaggacacatgcacacacacgcacgcacaaaaacGCACAAACAGTGACCGCAAAGCTTAAAGCACGTCACTGCAGAGAGATTGCCAGTGATCGTTCGTTCGCATGCATTTCAACGTGGACAGGTACACCTCACAGAGAAtctgtgctttttttatttcttttttttttaaggtgccATAAGAGTCCCAAGCTGTTACCTCCGCCAAGGTAAAGGTAAAGGATCAAAGTgcaggattttttgtttttcacatttctaCATTTTAATTGGTGGAGTCATATTGtattatgcctttttttcacaatttaaaacagttcccagtgatgtattttcattcatggaggcagcacttcaccaCCAAGCCACTGAATCACATAGTATAGCGGATCTGTGCATGTGGCGCAAGCAGCGGACGCATcggcaaacacacaaacacaaataccccaaGCCCAGACCTCGAGAACTTTGCCAAATATTTGGGAGAAGCTAACTGTAATCTGTGCTAACGCTGCATCTTTGCTtatcttttggctttgacatgatagtacTTACGCGTAATCCAAACATGGCTTGAAAATGGCGGGTCTTCACCCAGCACAGCTGCCAAGTAATCGGCGCAGAAACTCGACGCAGAGGGAggtattatgtaaatttgcCCGACTGTTACATCACAATTCTGCTCACTAATAGACACATTTTGGAGAATTGGCAGATAATACTTGTTTGTGTaacttcacacttgatgggttaGCAGGCACTCCAGAAACCCAGCGAATTGTCTTGAAGCAATTATAAAGGCAAGTTGACATAAGATGTGCCCTTTAACTTGTATGCAAATAACACACAActcaactcattcactgccatagACGTTTATGTTCGTCATCTGGAATTTACTGCCACTGATATGTAATATTTGTCGAGTATGTTTTTCAACGagtaggcgtggaagagggtctcgtcCGGCTTGTCTGTAAAATTCTGGTTTGTGAACCGCTGTAAGGACTAACAGATTCCTGGAGATAGCACCGCTTTTCAGGAGAAAATCAAGATAATACGGGGGTGAATGTCTgcttgtcacgtcgattatgagggagagaattGCCAACATGGAAGTTGGACAAGTTgaggcacctcacactcaaacagagcttgtatatatataaacagagtatgtgtcgcCGTAGGGACtagaaagtgtgtgttgcgatcttgagggggaaaaaaacaaatgcgggAAAAAATACcctgaaagatcagtcaaaatgctctaaaaccataggcaatatggggaactctgttttgaaaaacggctggcagtgaatgagttcagaACAAAATTCAAGCATTTTCAGGAGGCGGTTTTCGTCAATGGGGTGCAATGTGGGCCATATGACAGCAGAACCtcaaaattccacatttttcgCAGCCAAGGATTAACATCGCAAGTatgcatcatccatccatcgccCAATGGTACCAAATATTAATGGAATGTATGTCAACATCTGACTTGGGGGTCATAAAAGTAATAACAaattggctttaaaaaaaaaccttctcaTCATTCTGGCATAATGCaaatagaaaatattttggtaatcctaattgacctaaaacgggaaaagtttagtctgatttcatgtctgacggtgagaaggaaaaaaaaaaaaaaaaaggatgttttttttatatagtatatgtactgtaaacttctggtttcaactgtacatatgaaaaaaataataataaaaacattctatTATGACGTGTGTCAGGCAAGTGATTATGttcaactttagaggttccactctaGTCTTTAGACCCAAATGCTGGTCCATCGGACAGGTACTGCAAATAAGTAagttattttggggggggaagtTTCGGGATTGTcctgccttggcggaggtctctGCTCTTTATGTGCTTTGAGCATCCTAacagtctttttatttattttttttttttttcattttggatgTTTGGGATGGAAGAACAAGGAAGTGGAgttgttattttttctttctttctttcttttttttatacacagtgTTTCAGTTTTTGCATTGGCACGTACAGCGGCTCTAACACGGCTGCGCCTCCGCCACCTGAGGCCGGACGGATTGTTTCTTGGGACACAGGATCTTGGAGAAAGCCCTTCGGAAGCTGCTGTGGCAAAGCGGGTACAGGAACGGGTTGACGGCCGAGTTGAGCCACAGGAGCCAGAACGTGATGTCGTACCAGTAGTTGGCCACGCACGCGCCGCTGCAGGCGGCGCGGATGATCATCAGCAGCGTGTAAGGGGCCCAGCAGATCCCAAAAGTGCACACGATGACGGCCAGGGACTTGGCGATCTTGATGTCTCGGGAAAGGCGGGATCCCGGCGTCTTGCGGCCCGGCGCCGTCACCGCCGGCGAGTGCCGGAACGGCCTGGAGTTCCTTCCGCCCGGCGAGGACTTCTCCCTGTGCGCCAGGATCTGACTGCCGTCGGGGCTGCCGCCGTAGGGCGGCGAGATCCCCTCGTCGTTCTCGATGACGGCCGAGACGGCGATGGGCTCGCTGCACAACACCTTGATGATAACAATCATAATGAACGTAGGTCACTCGTCAGTCAAATGAAAAGTAGTTTGGGAAAACTGTCGATTTGCGCCATTATTGTCGCATAACTACAATTACAAACAGCGGGCGACGAGGTTTTATGGACAGAGGAGGTTGAGCCCGCAGGAGATGTGCAGGATCTGTGCGAACGTAGCGCAGGAACACAAGATTTTACAAACAATTAGTCAAGACTGAGAAATTGCTTTTCAACAATGaagaaaatagtaaaaaaaaaaaaattcaaatgcaCATACACATTAATCTTAAAACGGTGTGGTGTGGGATGGATCCCAGGGCTGCGTctgttttttgggtgttttttttttaaatataaaaaacaagcgcttagcacatctgcctcgcggttctgaggactggggttgccaaggaactatggaggtgagttgaggagctttgtTCAGACAAAAGTAGTCTTTTGCAACAATCTGTtggcatctatgggcaattacagtacaatataaacctttttagggtGGGTCAATTacgaaaaatgtttttttcatttctgcgttgaaatgaaaaaaactattttagtaACAATTATAATAGCATAATATTGTTTTAGACTGAGTGTGTTTaactaaatgaaaacaaacaaagcactttATGTCCATCCGTGTCGAGattttggatgtttttgtatatgcgcaatgcatcatgggatataTTGCTTTTAGTGAGCATCAGTTGACTACTGAATATGCATTGCGGGATACATTGAGGGGATAACGTGTACACATTCACacagcactacaaaatggccAACTGACTATATTGGGCGCTACATATTGACTCGGCATCGATTCCCAGCACAGCTATAATGTCAAAGGTCGCAGTCAGATCAAGGGAAAGAATAACCAGTAACCTTGCGGTTCTTGACGAAGAACACGGACCACGCCGCGCCGTCCCTCTGTTTTTTCGTCGGCTGGGGGGGCGGCGTCTCGTGGCGGGGGCCCACGCCTGCGTTCCTGTGGCGCCGGTGGATGTTCAGGTAGATGCTCAGGTTGAAGTAGGCCACGGACACGAAGGGCGTGAAGAACTCGAAGGTGGAGGCGCACAGCAGGAAGTACCAGGTGAAGTAGAACTCGGCGTAGCACTCGTGAGCCGGCACCACGCTGTGGCCCACTGCCGCCTCCCAGAAGATGATGGCGGGGCCATAGAGGAGGAAGGCTAGCGCCCACACCGCCGCCATCTTGAGCACCGCCTGGCGGGTCATGTTGCGCTGGGCTCTGTATTTCACCTGAGTCGCAACACAGGCACAGAGATGACTTTCGGCAACACACACTCTCTTTgcgaggggggggggttacattgttttatttatatatataaaagtgaAAGCGCTAACTCATGATTaatcgcatttttttttttttttttttgcattaatcatgtattaactcagattaatcacacaattGATTTTGAC is part of the Phyllopteryx taeniolatus isolate TA_2022b chromosome 7, UOR_Ptae_1.2, whole genome shotgun sequence genome and harbors:
- the LOC133481322 gene encoding histamine H3 receptor-like yields the protein MGVLESNSTGNLTTAVSGGALPLPGYLALLLSVLMGTLVATVVAGNALVILAFVVDKSLRTQSNYFFLNLAISDFLVGAFCIPVYIPYNLTGRWMLSKSLCKVWLVMDYLLCTASVFNIVLISYDRFLSVTRAVKYRAQRNMTRQAVLKMAAVWALAFLLYGPAIIFWEAAVGHSVVPAHECYAEFYFTWYFLLCASTFEFFTPFVSVAYFNLSIYLNIHRRHRNAGVGPRHETPPPQPTKKQRDGAAWSVFFVKNRKVLCSEPIAVSAVIENDEGISPPYGGSPDGSQILAHREKSSPGGRNSRPFRHSPAVTAPGRKTPGSRLSRDIKIAKSLAVIVCTFGICWAPYTLLMIIRAACSGACVANYWYDITFWLLWLNSAVNPFLYPLCHSSFRRAFSKILCPKKQSVRPQVAEAQPC